The proteins below come from a single Oncorhynchus gorbuscha isolate QuinsamMale2020 ecotype Even-year linkage group LG12, OgorEven_v1.0, whole genome shotgun sequence genomic window:
- the LOC123991407 gene encoding polyadenylate-binding protein 2-like produces the protein MAEFGNGLDSGMTEESLLDSDPGHPELEDPGVGDEEPGLEEGEAAIEDPELEAIKARVREMEEEAEKLKELQNEVEKQMNLSPPPAGPVIMSIEEKMEADARSIYVGNVDYGATAEELEAHFHGCGSVNRVTILCDKFTGHPKGFAYIEFSDKESVRTAMALDESLFRGRQIKVGVKRTNRPGISTTDRGFPRARFRSRGGNFNSSRARYYSGYAPPRGRGRAFRGRGRTTSWYSPY, from the exons ATGGCGGAGTTCGGTAACGGACTGGACTCAGGAATGACGGAGGAATCCCTACTGGACTCAGACCCAGGGCACCCAGAACTAGAAGACCCGGGTGTTGGCGATGAGGAGCCGGGATTAGAGGAAGGAGAAGCTGCAATTGAGGACCCG gAGCTGGAGGCAATCAAAGCCCGGGTgcgagagatggaggaggaagcagAAAAGCTGAAGGAGTTACAGAACGAGGTGGAGAAACAGATGAACCTTAGCCCTCCACCAG CCGGTCCCGTCATCATGTCCATCGAGGAGAAAATGGAAGCCGACGCGAGATCCATCTACGTTGGAAAC GTGGATTACGGCGCCACGGCGGAGGAGCTAGAAGCCCACTTCCACGGCTGCGGCTCCGTCAACAGAGTCACCATCCTGTGCGACAAGTTCACAGGGCATCCCAAAGG GTTTGCCTATATCGAGTTTTCAGACAAGGAGTCTGTGAGGACGGCCATGGCATTGGACGAGTCTCTGTTCAGAGGAAGGCAGATTAAG GTGGGGGTGAAGAGGACGAACAGGCCAGGCATCAGCACCACAGACCGCGGGTTCCCCCGGGCCCGCTTCCGCTCACGAGGAGGAAACTTTAACTCGTCACGCGCACGTTACTACAGTGGCTACGCACCGCCCAGAGGCAGAGGACGGGCCTTCAG gGGCCGAGGGCGAACA